In a genomic window of Pseudomonadota bacterium:
- the glgA gene encoding glycogen synthase GlgA, with protein sequence MNVLIVSPEVFPFIKTGGLADVTGSLPKALKKSGVDVRIILPKHKGIEEQGFPIKYKNYKYSCPMSQGYIDGEIALTEYDGVTAYLVEKDEYYYRDYLYSTPDGDYLDNAERFIFFSKSVLEAIKVTGYVPDILHCNDWETALTPVFLKTLYKDEPALKNIASLFTIHNLGYQGIFWQYDMHLLNIGWEYFAPDYLEFFGNINFLKGGIVFSDIINTVSKKYSEEIQTPEFGCGLDGILRTRKSDLYGIINGIDYEDWSPEKDPFIPAHYNNKDTKKKKICKASLQEAFGLPLAGDIPLIVTISRLADQKGFDLIASSLEEILSYGTQYIILGTGERKYHDLFTELSKKFPKSFSLKIAYDNKLAHLIEAGADMFLMPSRYEPCGLNQLYSLRYGTIPIVRGVGGLEDTIMDYTKEPKRGTGFKFYDYTDKAMLDAIKRALKVYKNKDTWASLIRRCMDEDFSWQRSAKEYMGLYKKAIEKHESS encoded by the coding sequence ATGAATGTTTTGATAGTATCTCCTGAGGTTTTCCCGTTTATTAAAACAGGTGGTCTTGCTGATGTGACAGGCTCGCTGCCAAAGGCTCTCAAAAAATCAGGCGTTGATGTTAGAATAATCCTACCCAAACACAAAGGAATTGAAGAACAAGGGTTTCCAATTAAATATAAAAACTACAAATATTCATGCCCCATGTCCCAAGGATATATTGACGGGGAGATTGCTCTGACCGAGTATGATGGTGTTACTGCATACCTTGTGGAGAAAGATGAATATTATTATAGAGATTATCTATACAGTACACCGGATGGAGACTACCTTGATAACGCTGAAAGATTTATCTTTTTTTCTAAAAGCGTCCTTGAGGCAATAAAGGTAACAGGGTATGTGCCTGATATATTGCATTGTAACGATTGGGAAACTGCACTTACGCCAGTGTTTTTAAAGACATTATATAAGGATGAGCCTGCTTTAAAAAATATTGCAAGCCTGTTTACGATCCATAACCTTGGATACCAAGGGATTTTCTGGCAATATGATATGCATCTTTTGAATATAGGTTGGGAATATTTTGCGCCCGATTACCTTGAATTTTTCGGCAATATCAATTTTTTAAAGGGTGGTATAGTCTTTTCGGACATTATTAACACGGTAAGCAAAAAGTACAGCGAGGAGATACAGACTCCGGAATTTGGTTGTGGACTTGATGGTATATTACGGACAAGGAAATCAGACCTTTACGGTATAATAAACGGGATAGATTATGAAGATTGGAGTCCTGAAAAAGATCCCTTTATCCCCGCACATTATAACAATAAGGATACGAAAAAAAAGAAAATATGTAAAGCATCACTACAGGAAGCATTCGGGCTTCCATTGGCGGGAGATATCCCGCTAATTGTTACCATATCGAGACTTGCTGATCAGAAAGGTTTTGATCTCATAGCATCTTCCCTTGAAGAAATACTCTCATACGGGACGCAATATATAATTCTTGGAACAGGGGAAAGAAAATATCACGACCTTTTTACGGAATTATCTAAAAAATTTCCAAAATCGTTTTCGCTGAAAATAGCTTATGATAATAAGCTTGCCCACTTGATTGAAGCAGGAGCAGATATGTTTCTAATGCCGTCAAGATATGAACCATGTGGCTTAAACCAGTTATACAGCCTCAGATATGGTACCATTCCCATCGTAAGGGGCGTGGGTGGGCTTGAGGACACAATTATGGATTATACGAAAGAACCTAAACGTGGTACAGGGTTCAAGTTCTATGATTACACAGATAAAGCAATGCTCGATGCCATAAAAAGGGCGTTAAAAGTCTATAAAAATAAAGATACTTGGGCTTCTCTTATAAGAAGATGTATGGATGAGGATTTTTCGTGGCAAAGGTCTGCAAAGGAATATATGGGACTATATAAAAAAGCTATTGAGAAGCATGAATCCAGTTGA
- the galT gene encoding galactose-1-phosphate uridylyltransferase: MPELRKDPITSRWVIISTERGKRPVFFTEETPPQKAGMCPLCPGNENMTPPEVYAIRPHLSQPNGPDWILRVVPNKFPALRIEGGLNKEGIGLYDKMNGVGAHEVIVETPLHGQTLSKMDAHEIQRVFVAYRERMLDLSKDKRFKYIMVFKNHGSVAGASLDHSHSQLIALPIAPKKVSEEIEGGLAYFKYKDRCIFCDIIAQEKEDNVRVVMENEKFIALSPYAARFPFEVWVLPKEHEAYFEQHKNEDNYFAISEITSFVLKKYDKALNSPPYNYIIHTAPSGSGDMPYYHWHMEIIPRLTKMAGFEWGTGFYINPTPPEEATAYLKEINV, encoded by the coding sequence ATGCCCGAACTAAGAAAAGACCCAATTACCAGTAGATGGGTTATCATATCGACAGAGAGAGGAAAACGACCTGTTTTCTTTACGGAAGAGACTCCGCCCCAAAAAGCCGGGATGTGCCCGTTATGTCCAGGCAATGAAAACATGACGCCCCCTGAAGTCTATGCAATAAGACCACATTTATCGCAACCTAATGGCCCGGACTGGATACTGCGGGTTGTTCCGAACAAATTTCCCGCATTAAGAATAGAAGGTGGGCTTAACAAAGAAGGGATTGGACTTTACGACAAGATGAATGGAGTGGGAGCGCACGAAGTTATTGTGGAGACCCCGTTACACGGGCAAACATTATCAAAAATGGACGCGCACGAAATACAAAGGGTTTTTGTAGCGTACAGGGAAAGAATGTTGGATCTTTCCAAAGACAAACGGTTCAAATATATAATGGTGTTTAAAAACCACGGTTCTGTTGCAGGAGCTTCTCTTGACCACTCACACTCACAGCTCATAGCACTCCCTATCGCTCCAAAAAAGGTCTCAGAGGAAATTGAGGGTGGACTGGCATACTTCAAATATAAAGACAGATGTATTTTTTGCGACATTATCGCCCAGGAAAAAGAGGACAATGTAAGAGTAGTTATGGAAAACGAAAAGTTTATAGCTCTCTCGCCATATGCTGCCCGATTTCCTTTTGAAGTATGGGTACTGCCGAAAGAGCATGAAGCTTATTTTGAACAGCACAAAAATGAGGATAACTATTTTGCAATTTCAGAGATCACCTCTTTTGTTTTAAAAAAATATGACAAAGCGCTTAACTCGCCACCATACAATTACATAATTCACACGGCGCCATCAGGCAGTGGTGATATGCCTTACTATCACTGGCACATGGAGATCATACCGAGACTGACGAAAATGGCAGGATTTGAGTGGGGAACTGGGTTTTATATTAATCCTACCCCACCGGAAGAGGCTACGGCATACCTTAAAGAAATAAATGTTTAA
- a CDS encoding rhomboid family intramembrane serine protease yields the protein MYKNYGLVPYDFIMAFTDKYELLPYNVLTVFTSMFLHGGFIHLGGNMLYLWIFGNNIEDSMGHGRFIFFYICSGIAAALFQLLYDPFSVVPMIGASGALSGILGAYLLLFPHARIKTLIFIFIFIKVVELPAVVLLTIWFFIQLLFSQGDGVAWYAHIGGFIFGLITIKIFTLKRFT from the coding sequence ATGTATAAGAATTATGGACTGGTTCCCTACGATTTTATTATGGCTTTCACGGATAAATACGAACTACTTCCCTACAATGTCTTAACTGTTTTCACATCTATGTTCCTTCATGGCGGTTTTATTCACTTGGGCGGAAATATGTTATATCTGTGGATTTTTGGAAACAACATTGAAGACTCCATGGGACATGGACGTTTTATTTTCTTTTATATTTGCTCAGGTATTGCTGCAGCTCTTTTTCAGCTTTTATATGATCCGTTTTCGGTTGTCCCGATGATTGGTGCGAGCGGTGCTTTATCGGGTATTCTCGGCGCATATTTGCTGCTTTTTCCTCACGCACGTATAAAAACTTTGATATTTATATTCATATTTATAAAGGTCGTTGAACTTCCTGCTGTTGTGCTTCTTACAATATGGTTTTTTATTCAGCTTCTTTTCTCCCAAGGGGATGGTGTCGCATGGTATGCTCATATAGGCGGATTTATTTTCGGACTCATAACAATTAAAATATTTACCTTAAAGCGTTTCACGTGA
- a CDS encoding radical SAM protein, with protein MKHLKALIINPYIYDFSAYSYWSTPIGLLYVGSILRKNGIEINLIDCLKVDENKRKEDGRAPFLKEQVEKPQSLKNIRKRLKRYGISKEVLLKELSLLEPPDITLITSIMTYWYPGAKEVMDATRDAFPNTKIVMGGIYPSLCYEHALKEMTKADFIVKNNEIDNFYSFLEKELLTVLPYKPDYYDFDALPYPCFDLYDHIPFVPLLTSYGCIYKCTYCATPYMHPNIVRRKPESTANEILFWHDRGVNKFVIYDDNFLFKKDAFTKPLLKRIIAFPFSINLYNPNAMNAALVDEELAFLLIEAGFKEVRIGLETINPLIQKSTGGKTDLMIFEKALNFLLKARFPVETISIYILAGLPFQKWEDVKKSIDYISSLGVKTHIAEYTPIPHTPMFDEFKSFARYPIADNPLYQNNALFPFAWQGFTENDLSFLKQYAKEKNGNVDKTD; from the coding sequence GTGAAACATTTAAAGGCGCTTATCATCAATCCATATATTTACGATTTTTCAGCATATAGCTACTGGTCAACCCCGATCGGACTTTTGTATGTTGGCAGTATACTGAGAAAAAATGGAATAGAAATAAACCTTATTGATTGCCTCAAAGTTGATGAAAATAAAAGGAAAGAAGACGGGAGGGCACCTTTTCTAAAGGAACAAGTTGAAAAACCTCAATCACTAAAGAACATAAGAAAAAGGCTTAAAAGATATGGTATTTCAAAAGAAGTCTTATTAAAGGAGCTTTCCCTTCTTGAGCCGCCGGATATTACCCTCATTACTTCAATTATGACATATTGGTATCCTGGTGCAAAGGAAGTAATGGATGCGACAAGGGATGCGTTTCCTAATACAAAAATCGTGATGGGTGGTATATACCCATCTCTATGTTATGAACACGCTTTAAAAGAAATGACAAAAGCTGACTTTATCGTCAAAAATAACGAAATAGATAACTTTTACAGTTTTTTAGAAAAAGAATTGCTTACCGTGCTTCCTTATAAGCCGGACTACTATGACTTTGACGCACTCCCCTATCCATGCTTTGATTTATATGATCATATACCATTTGTTCCTTTGCTCACGTCCTATGGGTGTATATACAAATGCACATACTGTGCAACACCGTATATGCATCCAAATATAGTGCGGAGGAAACCGGAAAGCACGGCAAATGAAATTTTGTTCTGGCATGATCGCGGTGTAAATAAGTTTGTGATTTATGATGACAACTTTCTATTTAAAAAGGATGCGTTTACAAAACCATTGCTTAAGCGTATTATTGCTTTCCCTTTTTCAATTAATTTATACAACCCTAATGCGATGAATGCAGCTCTGGTAGACGAAGAGTTGGCATTTCTTCTAATTGAGGCAGGGTTTAAGGAAGTAAGGATAGGGCTTGAAACTATAAATCCGCTTATTCAAAAATCAACAGGCGGAAAAACTGATCTTATGATCTTTGAAAAAGCTCTTAATTTCCTGCTTAAGGCAAGGTTCCCCGTTGAAACGATCAGTATCTACATTCTTGCTGGGCTTCCTTTTCAGAAATGGGAGGATGTTAAAAAAAGCATAGATTACATATCAAGCTTGGGCGTAAAAACACATATAGCAGAGTATACACCCATACCACATACACCGATGTTCGACGAGTTTAAATCCTTTGCCCGTTACCCAATAGCCGATAACCCTTTATATCAGAATAATGCCCTCTTTCCCTTTGCCTGGCAAGGCTTCACAGAAAATGATCTGAGTTTTTTAAAACAATATGCAAAAGAAAAGAACGGCAATGTTGATAAAACAGACTAA
- the mtgA gene encoding monofunctional biosynthetic peptidoglycan transglycosylase, with amino-acid sequence MKRQNKIFPKIVRVVLLIVIFALLSVTGYYLVFPDVSNMKKGNPKKTSFMEYREKECENKGKKLKIQKKWVSLSNVSPYLIKAVIIAEDDKFWSHHGFDVEAMQKALEKNIEKGAFKVGGSTISQQLAKNLYLTPAKNPVRKLKEAVLTWRIERTLSKRRILELYLNVAEWGEGIFGVEAASLHYYGKPASALNPEEAAKLAVVLPNPRKLRVVGESRYVEGRAKIIYNIMVKRGIVIPEYEDVMQNLPEDNSINSVPAVNGVP; translated from the coding sequence ATGAAAAGGCAAAATAAGATTTTTCCAAAGATAGTACGGGTTGTTCTGCTTATCGTCATTTTTGCTTTACTTTCCGTTACGGGTTATTATCTGGTTTTCCCTGATGTATCAAATATGAAAAAGGGAAACCCGAAGAAGACATCATTTATGGAGTACCGTGAAAAAGAATGTGAAAACAAAGGCAAAAAATTGAAGATTCAGAAGAAATGGGTTTCCCTGTCCAATGTCTCTCCCTATCTTATCAAGGCAGTAATTATTGCCGAAGATGACAAATTCTGGTCACACCATGGATTTGATGTAGAGGCTATGCAGAAAGCGCTTGAAAAGAATATTGAGAAGGGGGCATTTAAGGTCGGCGGAAGCACCATTAGCCAGCAGCTTGCAAAAAACCTCTACCTTACACCGGCAAAGAACCCAGTGCGGAAGCTAAAAGAGGCGGTTCTGACATGGAGAATAGAAAGGACTCTCTCTAAGCGGAGAATTCTCGAACTTTACCTTAATGTTGCAGAATGGGGCGAAGGCATATTCGGAGTTGAAGCGGCATCGCTACATTATTATGGTAAGCCCGCATCAGCCTTGAACCCCGAAGAAGCCGCCAAGCTTGCCGTTGTGCTCCCGAATCCAAGGAAACTGCGTGTTGTCGGAGAATCCCGCTATGTTGAAGGGCGTGCAAAAATCATCTACAACATTATGGTAAAGCGGGGCATAGTAATACCTGAATACGAAGATGTAATGCAAAATCTCCCTGAAGATAACTCGATAAATAGTGTTCCCGCTGTAAACGGTGTACCATGA